A window from Aquabacterium sp. NJ1 encodes these proteins:
- a CDS encoding DEAD/DEAH box helicase has protein sequence MPATSQPAPPPTSGWRFRPRLTLQTLTRGDGLLGMQAQGRFGPRGPQVTLARVDWTYTGPQGSWWAMPAPTSVLYVRQGLAVDVPDTNGRLHTLQRDVQAEADALDDLLDSGLRPLPDETLQWRAPQLAQAAGQAHEPLWSLHQEDQFADYWVEQLPRLQARGWSIVVRPGFAHQSTPVSAWRLVISPETGEATGQELVGTIAAPPTPVRALGAPRREGSWLVTLGVEVDGQQLDLAPLIADLIKRDKRWLNASDIADIDDRAIVILRAPGGKRIEAPAAPLKAIVGAMVDLLTDPRRREGPLKLHDWDAMRLEKLREQLADSQAARAGQHGRWQLQGDAGLRSLAQRLRAAGSPQPVPDPQGLGIQLRPYQQQGVAWLQYLREQQLAGILADDMGLGKTAQALTHLLIEQQAGRLDHPALIVLPTSLVFNWQAEAQRMAPSLRVLVLQGPDRAAHFPRIAEHDIVLTTYPLLWRDIDHLAAQPFHTVILDEAQTVKNATSKSAAAVRRLQSRHRLCLTGTPLENHLGELWAQFDFLMPGFLGDMRSFQRQWRDPIEQNGETLRAQLLAQRVRPFILRRRKADVLAELPPKTEVVQHLQLEGHQKALYESVRVAADEMVRRALTKQGFEGSQIAVLDALLKLRQVCCDPWLVKGRKMPRAMERAKLAWLVDTLPALVEEGRRVLVFSQFAEMLGLIADELVELRLPFAMLTGETPPAQRAEVVRTFQARETPLMLVSLKAGGVGLNLTAADTVIHVDPWWNPAVEQQATDRAHRIGQDQAVTVYKLVVAGSIEERIQALQARKAALANGVLGEDAQGAVKFSETDLVALLAPLG, from the coding sequence ATGCCCGCCACTTCCCAGCCGGCGCCGCCTCCAACCAGTGGCTGGCGCTTTCGTCCCCGCCTGACCTTGCAGACCCTGACCCGGGGCGATGGCCTGCTGGGCATGCAGGCGCAAGGGCGCTTCGGGCCGCGGGGCCCCCAGGTCACGCTGGCACGCGTGGACTGGACCTACACCGGCCCGCAAGGCAGCTGGTGGGCCATGCCCGCGCCCACCAGCGTGCTCTACGTCCGCCAGGGCCTGGCCGTGGACGTGCCCGACACCAACGGCCGCCTGCACACCCTGCAGCGCGACGTGCAGGCCGAAGCGGACGCCCTCGACGACTTGCTGGACAGCGGCCTGCGCCCCTTGCCCGACGAGACCCTGCAATGGCGCGCCCCCCAGCTGGCCCAGGCGGCCGGCCAGGCCCACGAGCCCTTGTGGTCCCTGCACCAGGAAGACCAGTTCGCCGACTACTGGGTCGAGCAACTGCCCCGCTTGCAGGCCCGCGGCTGGTCCATCGTCGTGCGGCCCGGCTTTGCGCACCAGAGCACGCCCGTATCGGCCTGGCGCCTGGTCATCAGCCCGGAAACCGGCGAGGCCACCGGGCAGGAGCTGGTCGGCACCATTGCCGCACCGCCAACGCCGGTGCGGGCCCTGGGCGCCCCTCGCCGCGAAGGCTCCTGGCTGGTCACCCTGGGCGTGGAGGTCGATGGCCAGCAGCTCGACCTCGCCCCCTTGATCGCGGACCTCATCAAGCGCGACAAGCGTTGGCTCAACGCCAGCGACATCGCCGACATCGACGACCGGGCTATCGTCATCCTCAGGGCGCCCGGGGGCAAACGCATCGAAGCCCCGGCGGCCCCACTCAAGGCCATCGTGGGCGCCATGGTCGACCTGCTGACCGACCCACGCCGCCGCGAAGGCCCGCTCAAGCTGCACGACTGGGATGCCATGCGGCTGGAGAAACTGCGCGAGCAGCTGGCCGACAGCCAGGCCGCGCGCGCCGGCCAACATGGCCGCTGGCAATTGCAAGGTGACGCCGGCTTGCGCAGCCTGGCCCAACGCCTGCGCGCGGCCGGCAGCCCGCAGCCTGTGCCTGATCCCCAGGGGCTGGGCATCCAGCTGCGCCCCTATCAACAGCAAGGCGTGGCCTGGCTGCAATACCTGCGCGAACAGCAACTCGCCGGCATCCTGGCCGACGACATGGGCCTGGGCAAGACCGCGCAAGCCCTCACACACCTGCTGATCGAGCAGCAAGCCGGCCGGCTGGATCACCCCGCGCTGATCGTTTTGCCGACCTCGCTCGTCTTCAACTGGCAGGCCGAAGCGCAACGCATGGCGCCCAGCTTGCGCGTGCTGGTGCTGCAAGGGCCGGACCGCGCCGCGCACTTCCCGCGCATCGCCGAACACGACATCGTGCTCACCACCTACCCCCTGCTGTGGCGCGACATCGATCACCTGGCGGCCCAACCCTTCCACACCGTCATCCTGGACGAAGCCCAAACCGTCAAGAACGCCACCAGCAAAAGCGCCGCGGCCGTGCGCCGCCTGCAATCCCGCCACCGCCTGTGCCTCACCGGCACCCCGCTGGAGAACCACCTGGGCGAGCTGTGGGCCCAGTTCGACTTCCTGATGCCTGGTTTCCTGGGCGACATGCGCAGCTTCCAGCGCCAATGGCGCGACCCCATCGAGCAAAACGGCGAAACCCTGCGCGCCCAGTTGCTGGCCCAACGCGTGCGGCCCTTCATCCTGCGCCGCCGCAAGGCCGATGTGCTGGCCGAGCTGCCGCCCAAGACCGAAGTCGTGCAACACCTCCAGCTCGAAGGCCACCAGAAGGCCCTGTATGAAAGCGTGCGTGTGGCCGCCGACGAGATGGTGCGCCGCGCCCTGACCAAACAAGGCTTCGAGGGATCCCAGATTGCCGTGCTGGACGCCCTGCTCAAGCTCCGCCAGGTCTGCTGCGACCCCTGGCTGGTCAAGGGCCGCAAGATGCCCCGCGCCATGGAGCGCGCCAAACTCGCCTGGCTGGTGGACACGCTGCCCGCCCTGGTCGAAGAAGGGCGGCGCGTGCTGGTGTTTTCCCAGTTCGCCGAGATGCTGGGCCTGATCGCCGACGAACTGGTCGAGCTGCGCCTGCCGTTTGCCATGCTCACGGGCGAAACCCCGCCCGCACAGCGCGCCGAGGTCGTCCGGACCTTCCAGGCCCGCGAAACGCCGCTGATGCTGGTCAGCCTCAAGGCCGGCGGCGTGGGCCTGAACCTCACGGCGGCCGACACGGTGATCCATGTGGACCCCTGGTGGAACCCCGCCGTGGAGCAACAGGCGACCGACCGCGCCCACCGCATCGGGCAGGACCAGGCCGTCACGGTTTACAAGCTGGTGGTGGCCGGCAGCATCGAGGAGCGCATCCAGGCCTTGCAGGCGCGCAAGGCCGCCTTGGCCAATGGCGTGCTCGGCGAGGACGCGCAGGGGGCCGTGAAGTTCAGCGAAACCGATCTCGTGGCGCTGTTGGCCCCATTGGGTTGA
- a CDS encoding PEP-CTERM sorting domain-containing protein: MSLIKKNLLLALAVVAPLSAHATVPNSTFQFYFEGPVFDEVSTAPTFVSGDLGVTIRAYNGAGQQIDVDKRWDGIGASGGLLEPGELNSSLFANPGEKLVLSFNKAVKLSSLRFSMWENDYLFNTFDHATVSWVGGSKLLSNSNDNGLILKTFDLGNVVSNTFTIQATGNLSAFRLAGINAVAAVPEPASYALMGLGLVGLALVKRRRQG; encoded by the coding sequence ATGTCTCTGATCAAGAAGAATCTGTTGTTGGCCCTGGCCGTGGTTGCGCCGTTGTCTGCCCACGCCACCGTTCCCAACAGCACGTTCCAGTTCTATTTTGAAGGCCCGGTCTTTGACGAAGTCAGCACCGCCCCGACGTTCGTGTCGGGTGATCTGGGCGTGACCATCCGCGCCTACAACGGTGCTGGCCAGCAGATCGACGTGGACAAGCGCTGGGATGGCATCGGCGCCAGCGGCGGCCTCCTGGAGCCGGGCGAGCTCAACAGCAGCCTGTTTGCCAACCCCGGCGAGAAGCTGGTGCTGAGCTTCAACAAGGCGGTCAAGCTGAGCAGCCTGCGTTTCTCGATGTGGGAAAACGACTACCTGTTCAATACCTTCGACCACGCCACGGTGAGCTGGGTGGGTGGCTCCAAGCTGCTGAGCAACAGCAACGACAATGGCCTGATCCTCAAGACCTTCGACCTGGGCAATGTGGTGAGCAACACCTTCACCATCCAGGCAACGGGCAACCTGAGCGCCTTCCGTCTGGCGGGCATCAATGCCGTGGCCGCTGTGCCCGAACCCGCCAGCTACGCGCTGATGGGCCTGGGCCTGGTGGGTCTGGCGCTGGTCAAGCGTCGTCGCCAGGGCTGA
- the rpsL gene encoding 30S ribosomal protein S12, with the protein MPTINQLVRQGRQVEVTKSKSPAMQNCPQRRGVCTRVYTTTPKKPNSALRKVAKVRLTNGFEVISYIGGEGHNLQEHSVVLVRGGRVKDLPGVRYHIVRGSLDLQGVKDRKQSRSKYGAKRPKKA; encoded by the coding sequence ATGCCAACGATCAATCAGCTCGTGCGCCAAGGCCGTCAGGTCGAGGTCACGAAATCCAAGTCGCCTGCGATGCAGAACTGCCCGCAGCGCCGTGGTGTGTGCACCCGCGTGTACACCACCACGCCCAAGAAGCCTAACTCCGCTCTGCGTAAGGTCGCCAAGGTGCGCCTGACCAACGGTTTCGAGGTGATCTCCTACATCGGCGGTGAAGGCCACAACCTGCAGGAACACAGCGTCGTGCTGGTTCGCGGCGGTCGTGTGAAGGACTTGCCTGGTGTGCGTTACCACATCGTGCGCGGCTCGCTTGACCTGCAAGGCGTCAAGGACCGTAAGCAGTCCCGCTCCAAGTACGGCGCCAAGCGCCCGAAGAAGGCCTAA
- the rpsG gene encoding 30S ribosomal protein S7 translates to MPRRREVPKREILPDPKFGSVDLSKFMNVIMESGKKAVAERIIYGALEQVEKKAGKDPLEIFNVALNNIKPVVEVKSRRVGGANYQVPVEVRPARRMALAMRWLKESSRKRSEKSMAQRLANELLEAAEGRGGAMKKRDEVHRMAEANKAFSHFRF, encoded by the coding sequence ATGCCTCGTCGTCGCGAAGTACCCAAGCGTGAAATCCTCCCAGATCCCAAGTTCGGATCTGTGGACCTCTCCAAGTTCATGAACGTGATCATGGAATCCGGCAAGAAGGCCGTTGCAGAGCGCATCATTTACGGTGCTCTGGAACAGGTCGAAAAGAAGGCCGGCAAGGATCCGCTGGAAATCTTTAACGTCGCTTTGAACAACATCAAGCCCGTGGTGGAAGTGAAATCCCGCCGCGTGGGTGGTGCGAACTACCAGGTTCCCGTTGAAGTTCGCCCTGCTCGTCGTATGGCCCTGGCCATGCGTTGGTTGAAAGAATCGTCGCGCAAGCGTTCCGAGAAGTCGATGGCCCAACGTCTGGCCAACGAACTGCTGGAAGCCGCTGAAGGCCGCGGCGGCGCGATGAAGAAGCGTGACGAAGTCCACCGTATGGCTGAGGCCAACAAGGCCTTCTCGCACTTCCGCTTCTAA
- the fusA gene encoding elongation factor G has product MSRKTPIERYRNIGISAHIDAGKTTTTERILYYTGVNHKIGEVHEGAATMDWMEQEQERGITITSAATTCFWKGMDLSYPEHRFNIIDTPGHVDFTIEVERSMRVLDGACMVYCAVGGVQPQSETVWRQANKYKVPRLAFVNKMDRTGANFFKVYDQMKLRLKANPVPVVIPIGAEENFVGVVDLLKMKAIIWDEASQGMKFDYQDIPANLVEDAKKWRENMIETAAEATEDLMNKYLEEGDLSEEDIKLALRTRTINCEIQPMLCGTAFKNKGVQRMLDAVIDYLPSPVDIPPVAGTDDNEQPTTRRADDNEKFAALAFKLMTDPYVGQLTFVRVYSGVLKSGDSVFNPIKGKKERIGRILQMHANQREEISEILAGDIAACVGLKEVTTGETLCDPDAIVTLEKMVFPEPVISQAVEPKTKADQEKMGIALSRLAKEDPSFRLRTDEESGQTIISGMGELHLEIIVDRMKREFGVEANVGKPQVAYRETIRKTVTEVEGKFVRQSGGKGQYGHVVLTVEPLEPGGKGFEFVDEIKGGVVPREYIPAVEKGIIDTLPAGVLAGYPVVDVRVRLTFGSYHDVDSNENAFKMAASMGFKEGMRKASPVILEPMMAVEVETPEDYAGTVMGDLSSRRGMVQGMDDMVGGGKVIKAEVPLSEMFGYSTSLRSATQGRATYTMEFKQYAEAPKNVADAIISARSK; this is encoded by the coding sequence ATGTCCCGCAAGACCCCGATTGAGCGTTACCGCAACATTGGTATCTCGGCTCACATCGACGCCGGCAAGACCACCACGACCGAACGCATCCTGTACTACACCGGCGTGAACCACAAGATCGGTGAAGTGCACGAAGGCGCTGCCACCATGGACTGGATGGAGCAGGAACAAGAGCGCGGCATCACGATCACGTCGGCTGCCACGACCTGCTTCTGGAAGGGCATGGACCTGTCCTACCCCGAGCACCGCTTCAACATCATCGACACCCCGGGCCACGTGGACTTCACCATCGAGGTGGAGCGTTCCATGCGCGTGCTCGACGGCGCCTGCATGGTGTACTGCGCCGTGGGCGGCGTGCAGCCTCAGTCTGAAACCGTGTGGCGTCAGGCTAACAAGTACAAGGTGCCCCGCCTGGCCTTCGTCAACAAGATGGACCGTACCGGTGCCAACTTCTTCAAGGTCTACGACCAGATGAAGCTGCGCCTGAAGGCCAACCCCGTGCCCGTGGTGATCCCCATCGGCGCCGAAGAAAACTTCGTGGGCGTGGTCGACCTGCTCAAGATGAAGGCCATCATCTGGGACGAAGCCTCGCAAGGCATGAAGTTCGACTACCAGGACATCCCTGCGAACCTGGTGGAAGACGCCAAGAAGTGGCGCGAGAACATGATCGAAACGGCGGCCGAAGCCACCGAAGATCTGATGAACAAGTACCTCGAAGAGGGCGACCTCTCCGAAGAAGACATCAAGCTGGCCCTGCGCACTCGCACCATCAACTGCGAGATCCAGCCCATGCTGTGCGGCACCGCGTTCAAGAACAAGGGCGTGCAACGCATGCTGGACGCCGTGATCGACTACCTGCCTTCGCCCGTGGACATCCCTCCCGTGGCCGGCACGGACGACAACGAGCAGCCCACCACGCGCCGTGCTGACGACAACGAGAAGTTCGCCGCCCTGGCCTTCAAGCTGATGACCGACCCGTACGTCGGTCAGCTGACCTTCGTGCGCGTCTACTCCGGCGTGCTGAAGTCGGGCGACTCCGTCTTCAACCCGATCAAGGGCAAGAAGGAACGTATCGGCCGTATTCTGCAGATGCACGCCAACCAGCGTGAAGAAATCTCCGAAATTCTGGCTGGCGACATCGCCGCTTGCGTGGGCCTGAAGGAAGTCACCACGGGTGAGACCCTGTGTGATCCGGACGCCATCGTGACGCTGGAAAAGATGGTCTTCCCTGAGCCCGTGATCTCGCAGGCTGTCGAGCCCAAGACCAAGGCTGACCAGGAAAAGATGGGTATCGCCCTGAGCCGTCTGGCCAAGGAAGACCCGTCCTTCCGTTTGCGCACCGACGAAGAATCGGGCCAGACCATCATCTCCGGCATGGGCGAGCTCCACCTGGAAATCATCGTCGACCGCATGAAGCGCGAATTCGGCGTGGAAGCCAACGTGGGCAAGCCTCAAGTGGCTTACCGCGAAACCATCCGCAAGACCGTCACCGAAGTCGAAGGCAAGTTCGTTCGCCAGTCGGGCGGTAAGGGCCAGTACGGTCACGTCGTGCTGACCGTCGAGCCGTTGGAACCCGGCGGCAAGGGCTTCGAGTTCGTCGACGAAATCAAGGGTGGTGTGGTTCCTCGTGAATACATCCCCGCGGTGGAAAAGGGCATCATCGACACGCTGCCTGCCGGCGTGCTGGCTGGTTACCCCGTCGTCGACGTGCGCGTGCGCCTGACCTTCGGTTCGTACCACGACGTGGACTCCAACGAAAACGCCTTCAAGATGGCTGCTTCGATGGGCTTCAAGGAAGGTATGCGCAAGGCCAGCCCCGTGATCCTCGAGCCGATGATGGCCGTGGAAGTGGAAACGCCGGAAGACTACGCCGGTACCGTGATGGGTGACCTGTCGTCTCGTCGCGGCATGGTGCAGGGCATGGACGACATGGTCGGCGGTGGCAAGGTCATCAAGGCCGAAGTGCCGCTGTCGGAAATGTTCGGCTACTCGACCTCGCTGCGTTCCGCCACGCAAGGTCGCGCCACGTACACGATGGAGTTCAAGCAGTACGCTGAAGCTCCGAAGAACGTGGCCGACGCCATCATCAGCGCTCGCTCCAAGTAA
- the tuf gene encoding elongation factor Tu, with the protein MAKGKFERTKPHVNVGTIGHVDHGKTTLTAAIATVLSKKFGGEAKAYDQIDAAPEEKARGITINTAHVEYETANRHYAHVDCPGHADYVKNMITGAAQMDGAILVCSAADGPMPQTREHILLSRQVGVPYIIVFLNKADMVDDAELLELVEMEVRELLSKYDFPGDDTPIIKGSAKLALEGDTGELGEQAIMKLAEALDTYIPTPERAIDGTFLMPVEDVFSISGRGTVVTGRIERGIIKVGEEIEIVGIKATQKTTCTGVEMFRKLLDQGQAGDNVGILLRGTKREDVERGQVLCKPGSIKPHTHFTGEIYVLSKDEGGRHTPFFNNYRPQFYFRTTDVTGSIELPADKEMVMPGDNVSITVKLIAPIAMEEGLRFAIREGGRTVGAGVVAKILD; encoded by the coding sequence ATGGCAAAAGGTAAATTCGAACGGACCAAGCCGCACGTGAACGTGGGCACCATCGGTCACGTTGACCACGGCAAGACCACGCTGACGGCTGCTATCGCTACCGTTCTGTCGAAGAAGTTTGGCGGCGAAGCCAAGGCTTACGACCAGATCGACGCTGCTCCTGAAGAAAAGGCCCGCGGCATCACCATCAACACCGCTCACGTCGAGTACGAAACGGCCAACCGCCACTACGCTCACGTGGACTGCCCTGGCCACGCCGACTATGTGAAGAACATGATCACCGGCGCTGCCCAGATGGACGGCGCGATCCTGGTGTGCTCGGCCGCTGACGGCCCGATGCCCCAGACCCGTGAACACATCCTGCTGTCCCGCCAGGTGGGCGTGCCTTACATCATCGTCTTCCTGAACAAGGCTGACATGGTGGACGACGCCGAACTGCTGGAACTGGTGGAAATGGAAGTGCGCGAGCTGCTGTCCAAGTACGACTTCCCCGGCGACGACACCCCCATCATCAAGGGTTCGGCCAAGCTGGCTCTGGAAGGCGACACCGGCGAGCTGGGCGAACAAGCCATCATGAAGCTGGCCGAAGCCCTGGACACCTACATCCCCACGCCTGAGCGCGCCATCGACGGCACGTTCCTGATGCCTGTGGAAGACGTGTTCTCGATCTCCGGTCGCGGCACCGTGGTGACCGGCCGTATCGAGCGCGGCATCATCAAGGTCGGCGAAGAAATCGAAATCGTCGGTATCAAGGCCACCCAGAAGACCACCTGCACGGGCGTGGAAATGTTCCGCAAGCTGCTGGACCAGGGTCAAGCTGGCGACAACGTCGGTATCCTGCTGCGCGGCACCAAGCGTGAAGACGTGGAACGCGGCCAAGTGCTGTGCAAGCCCGGCTCCATCAAGCCCCACACGCACTTCACCGGCGAAATCTACGTGCTGTCCAAGGACGAAGGCGGCCGTCACACCCCGTTCTTCAACAACTACCGCCCTCAGTTCTACTTCCGTACGACTGACGTGACCGGTTCCATCGAGCTGCCCGCCGACAAGGAAATGGTCATGCCTGGTGACAACGTGTCGATCACCGTCAAGCTGATCGCCCCGATCGCCATGGAAGAAGGCCTGCGCTTCGCCATCCGCGAAGGTGGTCGTACCGTTGGCGCCGGCGTGGTTGCCAAGATTCTCGACTGA
- the rpsJ gene encoding 30S ribosomal protein S10: MAQQKIRIRLKAFDYKLIDQSSAEIVETAKRTGAIVKGPVPLPTRLQRFDILRSPHVNKTSRDQFEIRTHQRLMDIVDPTDKTVDALMKLDLPAGVDVEIKLQ; the protein is encoded by the coding sequence ATGGCACAACAGAAGATCCGCATCCGCCTGAAGGCGTTTGACTACAAGCTGATCGACCAGTCGTCGGCTGAAATCGTGGAAACCGCCAAGCGTACCGGCGCCATCGTCAAGGGCCCTGTGCCCCTGCCGACCCGCCTGCAACGTTTCGACATCCTGCGTTCGCCGCACGTCAACAAGACGTCGCGCGACCAGTTCGAAATCCGCACCCACCAGCGTCTGATGGACATCGTGGACCCGACCGATAAGACGGTTGACGCCCTGATGAAGCTCGACCTGCCGGCTGGCGTGGACGTCGAAATCAAGCTGCAGTGA
- the rplC gene encoding 50S ribosomal protein L3, with amino-acid sequence MSLSNRLGLLGRKVGMMRIYTDDGDAVPVTVLDVSNNRVSQVKTVETDGYTAVQVVFGSRKASRVTKPEAGHMAKAGVEAGEITREFRVAPEVAADLKAGATIAPATLFQAGQLVDVQGTSIGKGYAGTIKRHNFGSQRASHGNSRSHNVPGSISMAQDPGRVFPGKRMTGHMGDETVTTQNLDVVRVDEARQLLLVKGAVPGAKGGFVTVRPAVKVKIKKGAN; translated from the coding sequence ATGAGTCTTAGCAATCGCCTCGGATTGCTGGGCCGCAAGGTGGGCATGATGCGCATCTACACAGACGACGGCGACGCCGTGCCTGTGACTGTGCTCGACGTGTCCAACAACCGCGTGTCCCAGGTCAAAACCGTTGAGACTGACGGCTACACCGCTGTGCAAGTGGTGTTCGGCTCGCGCAAAGCATCGCGCGTGACCAAGCCTGAAGCTGGCCATATGGCCAAAGCTGGTGTGGAAGCTGGTGAAATCACCCGCGAATTCCGCGTCGCTCCTGAAGTCGCCGCCGATCTGAAGGCCGGTGCCACCATTGCCCCCGCCACCCTGTTCCAGGCTGGCCAGCTGGTTGACGTGCAAGGCACCTCGATCGGTAAGGGCTACGCCGGCACCATCAAGCGCCACAACTTCGGTTCGCAACGTGCCTCGCACGGTAACTCGCGTTCGCACAACGTTCCTGGCTCCATCTCGATGGCGCAGGATCCTGGCCGCGTGTTCCCTGGCAAGCGCATGACGGGCCACATGGGCGATGAAACCGTGACCACGCAAAACCTCGACGTCGTGCGCGTTGACGAAGCTCGTCAACTGCTGCTGGTCAAGGGTGCCGTGCCTGGCGCCAAGGGTGGCTTTGTCACCGTGCGTCCTGCCGTCAAGGTCAAGATCAAGAAAGGGGCCAACTGA
- the rplD gene encoding 50S ribosomal protein L4, with protein MAQLELLNEQGQAASKVEASDTVFGREYNEALIHQVVVAYQANARQGTRAQKDRETVKHTTKKPWRQKGTGRARAGMSSSPLWRGGGRIFPNSPDENFTHKVNKKMYRAGMAAIFSQLAREGRLAVVDSITVEAPKTKLLAAKLKAMNLDHVLVIADTVDENLFLAARNLPNVLVVEPRYADPLSLVHYKKVLVTKGAIDKLQEMFA; from the coding sequence ATGGCACAGCTGGAACTCCTGAATGAACAGGGTCAGGCTGCCTCCAAGGTTGAGGCTTCTGACACCGTGTTCGGCCGTGAGTACAACGAAGCCCTGATCCATCAGGTCGTCGTCGCTTACCAGGCCAATGCCCGTCAAGGTACCCGCGCCCAGAAGGACCGCGAGACCGTCAAGCACACCACCAAGAAGCCCTGGCGCCAAAAGGGCACCGGTCGCGCTCGTGCTGGTATGTCGTCCTCGCCCCTGTGGCGTGGCGGTGGTCGGATCTTCCCGAACAGCCCTGACGAAAACTTCACCCACAAGGTCAACAAGAAGATGTACCGCGCCGGTATGGCCGCCATCTTCTCGCAGCTGGCCCGCGAAGGCCGCCTGGCCGTGGTGGATTCGATCACGGTCGAAGCCCCCAAGACCAAGTTGCTGGCTGCCAAGCTGAAGGCCATGAACCTGGACCACGTCCTGGTCATCGCTGACACCGTGGACGAGAACCTGTTCCTGGCCGCTCGCAACCTGCCCAACGTGCTGGTGGTTGAGCCCCGTTACGCCGATCCCCTGTCCCTGGTCCATTACAAGAAGGTTCTGGTCACCAAGGGCGCGATCGACAAGCTGCAGGAGATGTTCGCATGA
- the rplW gene encoding 50S ribosomal protein L23, whose amino-acid sequence MSTLKFDESRLLKVLVAPIISEKATAAAEERGQVLFKVMRDATKPEIKAAVELLFKVEVKSVQVLNQKGKTKRFGGRTGRRDHAKKAFVALKEGQELNFSGEAA is encoded by the coding sequence ATGAGCACTCTGAAATTCGATGAAAGCCGCCTGCTGAAGGTGCTGGTCGCTCCGATCATTTCGGAAAAGGCCACCGCTGCTGCTGAAGAGCGCGGCCAAGTGCTGTTCAAGGTGATGCGCGACGCCACCAAGCCCGAGATCAAGGCCGCTGTTGAGCTGCTGTTCAAGGTCGAAGTGAAGTCGGTGCAAGTCCTGAACCAGAAGGGCAAGACCAAGCGTTTCGGTGGCCGTACCGGCCGTCGTGACCACGCCAAGAAGGCCTTCGTGGCCCTCAAGGAAGGTCAAGAGCTGAACTTCTCCGGGGAGGCTGCGTAA
- the rplB gene encoding 50S ribosomal protein L2 has product MAVVKVKPTSPGRRGVVKVVHKHLHKGKPEASLLEPQKQNSGRNNNGHITVRHKGGGHKHHYRVVDFIRNKDGIPAKVERIEYDPNRTAHIALVCYADGERRYIIAPRGLEAGATVISGSEAPIKAGNTLPIRNIPVGSTIHNIELKPGKGGQIARSAGTSAVLMAREGTYAQVRLRSGEVRKVHIECRATLGEVSNEEHSLRQYGKAGAIRWKGIRPTVRGVAMNPVDHPHGGGEGRTGEGQVPVSPWNTLTKGYRTRNNKRTQTFIVSRRKK; this is encoded by the coding sequence ATGGCCGTCGTTAAAGTCAAACCAACCTCGCCTGGCCGCCGTGGCGTGGTCAAGGTGGTGCACAAGCACCTGCACAAGGGCAAGCCGGAAGCCTCGCTGCTGGAACCCCAGAAGCAGAACTCGGGCCGTAACAACAACGGTCACATCACGGTTCGCCACAAGGGCGGTGGTCACAAGCACCACTACCGCGTGGTCGATTTCATCCGTAACAAGGATGGCATCCCCGCGAAGGTCGAGCGCATCGAGTACGACCCCAACCGCACGGCTCACATCGCTCTGGTGTGTTATGCCGACGGTGAGCGTCGCTACATCATCGCTCCCCGTGGCCTGGAAGCTGGCGCTACCGTGATCAGCGGCTCTGAAGCCCCGATCAAGGCTGGCAACACGCTGCCTATCCGCAACATCCCCGTGGGTTCGACCATCCACAACATCGAACTGAAGCCTGGCAAGGGCGGTCAGATCGCTCGTTCGGCTGGTACGTCCGCTGTGCTGATGGCCCGCGAAGGCACCTACGCTCAGGTTCGCCTGCGCTCCGGTGAAGTTCGCAAGGTGCACATCGAATGCCGCGCCACCCTGGGTGAAGTGAGCAACGAAGAGCACAGCCTGCGTCAATACGGTAAGGCCGGTGCCATCCGCTGGAAGGGTATCCGCCCGACCGTTCGTGGCGTCGCCATGAACCCGGTGGACCACCCGCACGGTGGTGGCGAAGGCCGTACTGGCGAAGGTCAAGTCCCTGTGTCCCCATGGAACACACTGACGAAGGGCTATCGCACCCGCAACAACAAGCGCACGCAGACCTTCATTGTGTCGCGTCGCAAGAAGTAA
- the rpsS gene encoding 30S ribosomal protein S19, which yields MARSLKKGPFIDHHLAAKVEKAVATKDKKPIKTWSRRSTILPEFIGLTIAVHNGKQHVPVYIQDQMVGHKLGEFALTRTFKGHPGDKKAKK from the coding sequence ATGGCTCGTTCTCTTAAAAAGGGTCCTTTCATTGACCACCACTTGGCCGCCAAGGTCGAGAAGGCTGTGGCAACCAAGGACAAAAAGCCCATCAAGACCTGGTCGCGTCGTTCGACCATCCTGCCTGAGTTCATCGGCCTGACGATTGCTGTGCACAACGGTAAGCAGCACGTGCCCGTGTACATCCAGGATCAGATGGTTGGCCACAAGCTCGGCGAGTTCGCCCTGACCCGTACGTTCAAGGGTCACCCAGGCGACAAGAAAGCCAAGAAATAA